The DNA segment TGTTCAGCGCGGCCAGCAGCTCGGTGACCTCGGCGCCGCGCACCTCACCCACCACCAACCGGTCGGGCCGCATCCGCAGGGCCTGGCGCACCAGATCCCGCAGGGTCACCCGGCCCGCGCCCTCCTGGTTCGGCGGCCGCGACTCCAGCCGGACGACGTGCGGGTGGTCGGGGCGCAGTTCCGAGGAGTCCTCCGCCAGCACAATCCGCTCGGCGGGCCCCACCAGCCCCAGCAGGGACGACAGGAGCGTGGTCTTGCCCGAGCCGGTGCCGCCGCTGACCAGGAAGGACAGCCGGGCGTCGATCAGCGCCCGCAGCACCTGGTCGCCGCCCGGCGGGACCGTGCCCGCCGCCACCAGCTCCTCCAGTGAGAAGGCCTTCGGCCGCACCACCCGCAGCGAGAGGCACGTCGACCCGACGGCCACTGGTTCGAGCACCGCATGCATCCGTGTCCCGTCGGGCAGTCGTGCGTCCACCCAGGGCCTGGCATCGTCGAGCCGCCTCCCGGCCACGGCGGCGAGCCGCTGCGCCAGGCGGCGCACCGCGGCCGCGTCCGGGAAGGCCACATCCGTCAGTTCGAGCCCGGCACCACGGTCCACCCAGACCCGGTCGGGCGCGGCGACCAGCACATCTGTCACCGCGGGATCGGCGAGCAGTGCCTCCAGCCTTCCCGAGCCGACGAGCTCGGACCGCAGTTCCTCGGCGTGCCCCAGCACTTCGGCGTCCCCCAGCAGCCTCCCCTGAGCGCGCAGCGCCGCTGCCACTCGCGCGGGCGTGGGTTCCGCCCCGCTCTCCGCGAGTCGCTGCCGTACGGCGTCGAGCAGCGGCGGCGTACCGGCGGGAGGCAGCGCCCCGACGGACGGCGGTGTCGTGATCACGAGATACCTCGCCCGGCCAGTGCCTGCGCCCAGAACTCCGTACAGAACCTGGCCAGCGGTCCCCGGGCCCGGCCACCGGGCGGGACGCCGCCGCTCTGTACCGCGAGCAGCCCGTCCTCGGACGGCAGTTCACCCGCGAGAGGCAGCTCCAGTGCCCGCGCCACCCACTCCTCGTCAAGCCCCGGCGCATAGGGTCCGCGCACCACCGCGCGCAGGTCCTGGAGGACCATGCCGGCCATCGATGCCACCCTGGCCGCGGCAGCGACCGCCCGGAGCTCCCCTGGCACCACCAGGAGTCCGAGATCAAGCTGGGCGAGCGCCTCCGCGACGCCCTCGTCCACCCGCCTGGGCAGATCCACGACCACTGCCCCGCCGCCCCTGCGCGCGGCTGCCAGAACGGCGCGCATCGCCTCCGGCGCGATCACCACCGCATCCGTCCGGTCCCAGCTGAGGACGCGGAGCCCGTGCAATTCCGGCAGGGATTCCTCCAGTGCGCTCCCGGCCACCCGCCCCTTGGAACGGGCGAAATCCGGCCATCGTCTGCCCTGTGCGTGTTCGCCGCCGAGCAGCACATCGAGCCCGCCGCCGAGCGGGTCCGCGTCGATGAGCACAGTGCGCTGTCCGCTCCGGGCCGCGGTGACCGCCAGCGCACACGCCAGCGTGGATGCCCCGGCGCCGCCCCGGCCGCCGATCACCCCCACGGTGAGCGCCTGATCCCCCGCCCCTTCGGCCACGTCCGCGATCCGCTCGACGAGCCAGCCCTCGGCGTCCGGGAGCCGCAGCACGTACTCCGCTCCGATCTCGACGGCCCGCTGCCAGACATCGGGGTCGTCCTGGTCCTTTCCCACGAGGTACACCCCTGGTCTGCGAGTGCTCCCGCGCACCCGGGTCGCCGCGTCGTCCCCGACGAGAATCAGCGGCGCGCCCTCCCAGCCGCCCTTGTGCTCGGGCACCCCGTGATGGACCTCCGGCTCGGCGCCGGCCGCGGCGCACAGCCGCAGCAG comes from the Streptomyces sp. NBC_01471 genome and includes:
- a CDS encoding TadA family conjugal transfer-associated ATPase; the protein is MPPAGTPPLLDAVRQRLAESGAEPTPARVAAALRAQGRLLGDAEVLGHAEELRSELVGSGRLEALLADPAVTDVLVAAPDRVWVDRGAGLELTDVAFPDAAAVRRLAQRLAAVAGRRLDDARPWVDARLPDGTRMHAVLEPVAVGSTCLSLRVVRPKAFSLEELVAAGTVPPGGDQVLRALIDARLSFLVSGGTGSGKTTLLSSLLGLVGPAERIVLAEDSSELRPDHPHVVRLESRPPNQEGAGRVTLRDLVRQALRMRPDRLVVGEVRGAEVTELLAALNTGHEGGCGTLHANAASDVPARLEALGTAAGLDRAALHSQLAAALAVVVHLVRDRSGRRRVAEVHVLERDTTGLVVTVPALRWGTEGFSEGPGWPRLRTMTGGAL
- the ssd gene encoding septum site-determining protein Ssd, yielding MAGSITPDRLPTAERRRGGPLIVTEDAVLLDDLLRLCAAAGAEPEVHHGVPEHKGGWEGAPLILVGDDAATRVRGSTRRPGVYLVGKDQDDPDVWQRAVEIGAEYVLRLPDAEGWLVERIADVAEGAGDQALTVGVIGGRGGAGASTLACALAVTAARSGQRTVLIDADPLGGGLDVLLGGEHAQGRRWPDFARSKGRVAGSALEESLPELHGLRVLSWDRTDAVVIAPEAMRAVLAAARRGGGAVVVDLPRRVDEGVAEALAQLDLGLLVVPGELRAVAAAARVASMAGMVLQDLRAVVRGPYAPGLDEEWVARALELPLAGELPSEDGLLAVQSGGVPPGGRARGPLARFCTEFWAQALAGRGIS